The Dioscorea cayenensis subsp. rotundata cultivar TDr96_F1 chromosome 19, TDr96_F1_v2_PseudoChromosome.rev07_lg8_w22 25.fasta, whole genome shotgun sequence genome includes a window with the following:
- the LOC120250672 gene encoding ubiquitin fusion degradation protein 1 homolog, giving the protein MFFPGYGYHGTSFEQTYRCYPASFIDKPQLEIGDKIIMPPSALDRLASLHIDYPMLFELHNAAAERISHCGVLEFIAEEGMVYMPYWMMQNMLLQEGDTVRVKNATLPKGTYVKLQPHTKDFLDISNPKAILETTLRNFSCLTTGDSIMVAYNNKKYYIDIVETKPASAISIIETDCEVDFAPPLDYKEPERPQPSVPSSNTPSQGAEVEPPAEPKFSPFTGIGRRLDGKPSKQPTPASLPTNGPTVATNGAKPATTNTSQASSSKQIAGKLVFGSSRSTAAGKEAQKGPATEPKENHPKAEELKFQAFTGKKYSLKG; this is encoded by the exons ATG TTTTTCCCAGGGTATGGCTATCATGGAACCTCCTTTGAGCAAACTTACCGTTGTTATCCTGCATCTTTTATTGATAAG CCGCAGCTGGAAATTGGTGATAAAA TTATTATGCCTCCTTCTGCTCTTGATCGTCTTG CCTCACTGCACATTGATTATCCAATGTTGTTTGAACTCCACAATGCTGCTGCAGAGCGCATTTCACATTGTGGGGTGCTGGAATTCATTGCTGAGGAAGGCATGGTCTACATGCCATACTGG ATGATGCAAAATATGCTTTTACAAGAGGGAGATACGGTCCGTGTTAAAAATGCTACCCTTCCCAAGGGTACATATGTGAAATTGCAGCCTCACACAAAGGACTTTTTGGACATCTCAAACCCGAAGGCCAT CCTGGAGACAACTTTAAGGAACTTTTCCTGCTTAACCACTGGTGACAGTATCATGGTAGCTtataacaataaaaagtatTATATAGATATTGTTGAAACCAAACCAGCTTCTGCGATTAGTATCATTGAGACAGACTGTGAGGTAGACTTTGCACCTCCACTTGATTACAAAGAACCTGAAAGACCACAACCTTCTGTCCCTTCAAGCAACACTCCAAGTCAAG GTGCTGAAGTTGAACCGCCTGCTGAACCAAAGTTCAGCCCCTTCACTGGCATCGGGAGGCGGCTGGATGGAAAGCCTTCAAAGCAGCCAACTCCAGCCTCTCTCCCTACAAATGGTCCAACAGTGGCTACAAATGGTGCGAAGCCAGCAACAACAAACACTTCACAGGCCAGCTCATCAAAACAAATAGCAGGCAAACTTGTGTTTGGTTCAAGTAGGAGTACTGCTGCTGGCAAAGAAGCTCAGAAG GGACCTGCAACAGAACCAAAAGAAAATCATCCAAAGGCAGAAGAGCTGAAGTTTCAAGCTTTCACAGGGAAGAAATACTCACTGAAAGGCTGA
- the LOC120283790 gene encoding protein SULFUR DEFICIENCY-INDUCED 1-like produces MEGFVRGEGKGKEIEAIEEDNCTNKGTTIFHVIHKIPAGDTPYVRAKHLQIVEKDPERSIVWFWKAINAGDRVDSALKDMAVVMKQQDRAAEAVEAIKSFRHLCSNQSQESIDNILIDLYKACGKMEEHIELLKQKLEKVYLGEAFNGKTTKKARSHGKKFQVTVTQETSRLLGNLGWAYMQQNNYTAAEAAYLKAQMLDPDANKACNLGICLMKQGRLDEARKVLQDILNEKLPGSNDSKTVKRTEELLDEIESQALFSLISRVPSMEDEIIERLEHMMQDWSQF; encoded by the exons ATGGAAGGATTTGTTAGAGGAGAAGGGAAAGGGAAGGAAATagaagcaatagaagaagaTAATTGTACAAATAAAGGCACCACCATATTTCATGTTATTCACAAGATCCCAGCTGGTGATACTCCTTATGTTAGAGCCAAACATCTTCAG ATAGTGGAAAAGGACCCTGAGCGATCAATAGTGTGGTTTTGGAAGGCTATTAATGCTGGTGATAGAGTGGACAGTGCTCTAAAAGACATGGCCGTGGTAATGAAACAACAAGATAGGGCAGCTGAAGCAGTGGAGGCCATTAAGTCTTTCAGGCATCTTTGTTCTAACCAATCCCAAGAATCCATTGATAACATCCTGATAGACCTTTACAAG GCCTGCGGGAAGATGGAGGAGCACATTGAACTATTGaaacaaaaacttgaaaaagTTTACTTAGGTGAGGCTTTTAATGGAAAGACGACGAAAAAGGCGCGTTCGCACGGAAAGAAATTCCAAGTTACTGTCACGCAAGAGACATCTCGGCTTTTG GGAAATCTAGGTTGGGCTTACATGCAACAAAACAACTACACTGCAGCTGAGGCGGCGTACCTTAAAGCGCAAATGCTTGATCCGGATGCGAATAAGGCATGTAATCTGGGTATTTGTCTCATGAAACAAGGCAGATTGGATGAAGCACGTAAAGTGCTTCAAGATATATTAAACGAAAAATTACCTGGTTCAAATGATAGCAAGACAGTGAAAAGAACTGAAGAGCTGTTGGATGAGATTGAGTCACAAGCATTGTTTTCTCTTATTAGTAGGGTTCCATCCATGGAGGATGAGATCATTGAGAGATTAGAACATATGATGCAAGATTGGTCTCAATTCTAA